tgcctctggcctggaactcataataataataataatgttggtatttgttaagcgcttactatgtgccgagcactgttctaagcgctggggtagacataggggaatcaggttgtcccacgtggggctcacagtcttaatccccattttacagatgagggaactgaggcacagagaagttaagtgacttgcccacagtcacacagccgacaagtggcagagctgggattcgaactcatgagccctgactccaaagcccatgctctttccactgacccctcctcatacccgacaatccctctctcccacttcaaagccttactgaaggtccatctcctcaaagaggccttccctgattgctccctcctttcctcttctcccactcccttccctctcgctctgacttgctctttcattcatccccctttccagtctcacatcacttatgtccatatccatcattaatttatttctattaatgtctgtcttgcccttaaGACAGTAAACTTctggtgggcagcgaatgtgtccatttactgttgtagcgtactctcccaggtgcttagtacagtgctcagcatgcagtaggtgctcaataaatacaattaactggctGACTCACTGCATGGGTCAGTGTTGCTACAGAAGACTAGACTGTACTCCCACCTATtgagtggggtggagaggagcggTCATCTCCTCCCAAAGTTTCCCATAGCTAATTGCATTTCCACTTTGGGAGAGGATTGTGACAAACCAGGGCCTTTTAACACCATCTCTCTACCAAAATAACCGATGGGATCTCtggacaacattattattattatgagaagcagcgtggctcagtggaaagagcacgggctttggagtcagagatcatgagttcaaatcccggctccgccacttgtcagctgtgtgactgtgggcaagtcacttaacttctctgggcctcagttacctcatctgtaaaatggggattaagactgtgagccccatgtgggacaacctgattcccctatgtctatcccagtgcttagaacagtgctctgcacatagtaagtgcttaacaaataccaacattattattattattatggaggaggGCTCACATTTCCAGTTGTATTTGCAAGGTGTTCAAGTCCCCCAATTTTTTCCCCACCCAaaacagctgaaaaatggggatcgttTCCAAGTGAACCTGAATTCCTTCACCACTCTGGGCTGAAGCCATCACCCCTGTCAGTTGAGCACATtggaaagagagggtttttttaaaaatggtatttggaagcacttgctatgtgtcaggcactgcactaagcaatgggatgggaTACAGACAATCAagttagacgcagtccatgtcccacatgaggctatggtcttaatccccattttactgatgaagtaactgaggcacagagaagtgaagtgatttgcccaagtggtggagcagggattggaatccaagtccttctgactgactcccagacctgtgctctatccgccaggccccTCTGTTTTTCGTGGGTCATTTAGATCCCAGCGAGTTATCCTCAATCCCGaggctcaatcaatcatcaatcaattgcatttattgagcgcttactatgtgcagagcactgtactatagaccacaggcctgtccatcaaaagttcatgggttctaattccacctccaccatttgtctgctgtgtgaccttgggctagttacttcacttcacttatctgggctcctgttccttcatctgtaaaatggggattgaggttgtgaggcccacgtggggcagagactgtgtctgacctgatttgcttgtatctacttcagcacttagtacactgcctggcacatagtaaatgcttagcaaataccaaaattattcattattattattactaagctcttgggagagtatgatgtaaaaattcagcagagttggtaaactcattccctgcccgcaatgagttttcagtctagagggtttgATGAGGGGCCCTCATCATTGAGTAaatccactcattcaatcgtatttattgagctcttactatgtgtggagcactgtactaagcacttgggaagtacaattcagcaatacagagagataatccctgcccacaccaacagCCCACATCTCACCCCCCGCGGTGGCCAGAAGCCAGAGGGAAAGCGCCATTTGGATGTGGCTAATGAGCCCCATTGGAGAAGAAGGAAGCCACGAGAGGAAGGAGGTTTCTCATGGAGGAGGTGgtaaacaacaacaaggaagtgatggggtgtgtgtgagagtgtgcgtGTGAGCCCACGGTGATGGCAGCCCCGGACAGGACTATATAAGCccacggggagacggacaccagACAACTCACACTCTTCCACTCCAAACCGGACACTTTGGGACCACCTGAAACTCGATCGACACCAACCATGGGCTGCTCTGGAGGTTCCGGAGGCTGCGCGTCCGGCTGTGGGGGCTGTGGAGGCTGCGGCGGCTGCGGAGGCTGCGGTGGGGGCTGTGGATCTGGGGCCTGTGTCCCCGTGTGCTGCACGACCTGCTGTGTGCCAGCTTGCTGCAGCTCCGGTTGCGGCAAAGGAGGCTGTGGATCCTGTGGAGGCACTAAAGGAGGCTGTGGATCTTGCGGAGGCAGCAAAGGAGGCTGTGGATCCTGTGGAGGCAGTAAAGGAGGCTGTGGTTCATGTGGAGGATCCTGTGGAGGCTGTGGCTCATGCGGAGGCACTAAAGGAGGCTGTGGATCTTGTGGAGGCAGCAAAGGAGGCTGTGGATCCTGTGGAGGTGGTGGCTCATGTGGAGGCACTAAAGGAGGCTGTGGATCCTGCGGAGGCACTAAAGGAGGCTGTGGATCCTGTGGAGGCTGTGGATCCTGCGGCGGCAGCAAAGGAGGCTGTGGATCTTGCGGAGGCACTAAAGGAGGCTGTGGATCCTGTGGAGGCTGTGGATCCTGCGGAGGCGGCAAAGGAGGCTGTGGCTCATGTGGAGGCTGTGGTTCCTGCTGCCAGACCAGTTGCTGTGTGCCCTGCTGCTCCCAGACCAGCTGCTGTGTGCCCTGCTGCTCCCAGACCAGCTGCTGTGTGCCTTGCTGTGTGCCCTCCTGCTGCCAGACCAGCTGCTGTGTGCCCTGCTGCTGCCAGTCCAGCTGCTCTAAGCCCCCTTGCTGCCAGACCAGCTGCTGCGTGCCCTGCTGTGCCCAGACCAGCTGCTGTAAGCCCGCCTGCTGCCAGTCCGGCTGCTGTGTGCCCTGCTGTAAGCCCCCCTGCTGTGCCCAGGCCAGCTGCGCTCACCCCCTCTGCTGCCAGTGTAAGATCTAATGCCATTCATCCGGGTCTTTTCGAGGACATTCATCATTTCTCAATTTGGCAGAGATCACCcatcgatcaatctatcaatccttCACAAATTTCTCCAAGTGAGCCCCTTCCCTCTCATCTTTCCTGACTTGGCTGAAGAAAGCAGGACTCCTCCCCAGACAGACAAACCCCAGCCGATGGAATCTCCCTCTGAAACCTCTAAATAaagactctccccctctccccaaacctGAATTTCCTTGTCTCTTCTTTGTGTTTCCCATGTGTCTCGCGTCTTCTGCCCCCTCAAATAATACCCAAATCCACACGCCTGAGGGCAAATCCGGGAGTCTTGAACATCCAAAgaactttaaggccctcaattctcttgcccccctcctacctcacctcactgatcccctcctacaacccaacccatacactttgctcctctaatgccaaccttcacactgtacctccatctcgcccgtctagccgccgacctctggcccggaacaccctccctcctcaaatctaacaaacaatgactctccccttctttaaagccttattgaaggcccacctcctccaagaggccttccctgactgagcaccCCCCTTGCCTTTTctcgactcccttctgcatcgccctgacttgctccttttgttcttcccctctttccaccccacagcactctagtgcctagaacagtgcttggtacatagtaagcacttaacagataccatcatcatcatcacttatgtccacatctgtcatttctttctttctattaatgcctgtcttcccacctagactgtgagctcatgggtagggaatgtgtcagttatattgttatattgtactctcccaagtgcttagtttaatgctctgcacacagtaagcactcaataaatatgattgactgattgaatgttaTTGCCATTGAGTTCTACTcatggggcaagaggaggagtcTCCTTACTGGGAAAGGAGAAGCCCCTCAGCAATCTTGAGTGAGCATTGGAGCTGAGGGGTTCTGGGAGAGGACGAAGGAGAAAGGGTCTCCAGTTTGGGGGTAGAGGCTGGGGTCCCTAAAGAGTGAGGCTCCTGATCCTGATGGGGGAGCACGGTAGGGAGGATCGGGGGCTGTTTCACTTCAGCTTTCAAAATCCCTGGTGGAAGATTCTggaggggccaaacctgaagcCTGGGCTTCCCCAGGAAACACTGAAGGGAATGTCGTTCCAGcccatcattaattcattccttcattcagttgtatatattgagtgcttactctgcacagagcactgtactaagtgcttgggagagtacaatacagcaataaacaagcgcattccctgcccacaatgagcttatagtctcggGAGGGTggtcggggggaggcagacattaatagaaataaatgacagacaggaacctaagtgatgtggggctgtaaggggggataaatgaagggagcaagtcagggcgactcagaagagagtgggagaagaagaaagggaggcttagtcagggaaggcctcttggaggagatggaccttcaataaggctttgaagttggggagaataattgtctgttggatttgagacaTCAAAGTTTcccagggaagggagggcattagaggagaggaaaggagggtttggatACTtgttaatcattcatttattcattaaaatcCCTTTCAATATTtctggctttttaaaaatggtatttattaagctcttactatatgccaggcactgttctgagcactggggaaataagaagaactcagattggacacatggggctcacagtcttaaaccccattttacaaatcgccccgctccagtctattcttcactccgctgcccggctcatcttcctgcagaaacgatctgggcatgtcactccccttcttaaactcctccagtggttgcctatcgacctccactccaaacaaaaactcctcactctaggcttcgaggctctacgtcacctcgccccttcctacctctcttcccttctctctttctaccgtccaccctgcacgctccgctcctccgccgcccacctcctcaccgtccctcggtctcgcccatcccgccgtcgacccccgggccacgtcctcccgcggtcccggaacgccctccctcctcacctctgccaagctaattctcttcccctcttcaaaaccctacttaaaactcacctcctccaggaggccttcccagactgagctccccttctccctctactccctctaccaccccccttcacctctctctgcagcttaaccctcttttccccccatttccctctgctcctccccctctcccttcccatcccctcagcactgtactcgtccgctcaactgtatatattttcatttccctatttattttgttaatgaaatgtacatcgcctcgattctatttagttgccatcggtttttacgagatgttcttcccccgactctatttattgccattgttctcgtctgtccgtctcccccgattagaccgtaagcccgtcaaacggcagggactgtctctatctgttgccgacttgttcattccaagcgcttagtccagtgctctgcacacagtaagcgctcaataaatactactgaatgaatgaaaatgaggtaactgaggcgcaaagaagtgaagtggcttgcccaagtcacacagcagataagtggcggagctgggattagaacccatgaccttctgactcccaggcccatgttctctcctggCCCATGTTATAAACCCATTTGGACATCAATACTCCATGTCT
This portion of the Ornithorhynchus anatinus isolate Pmale09 chromosome 3, mOrnAna1.pri.v4, whole genome shotgun sequence genome encodes:
- the LOC100090342 gene encoding keratin-associated protein 5-2-like is translated as MGCSGGSGGCASGCGGCGGCGGCGGCGGGCGSGACVPVCCTTCCVPACCSSGCGKGGCGSCGGTKGGCGSCGGSKGGCGSCGGSKGGCGSCGGSCCGSCGGCGSCGGSKGGCGSCGGTKGGCGSCGGCGSCGGGKGGCGSCGGCGSCCQTSCCVPCCSQTSCCVPCCSQTSCCVPCCVPSCCQTSCCVPCCCQSSCSKPPCCQTSCCVPCCAQTSCCKPACCQSGCCVPCCKPPCCAQASCAHPLCCQCKI